From a region of the Candidatus Jettenia caeni genome:
- a CDS encoding DNA methylase: protein MNRIAEVLEHIDEIKLRGGYYTPKEITWFICKWAITNSKQKILEPSCGDGNFIEACLDRFKELGIPKNKYYNLIKGIEIIPKEAEKAKARAAKFGLNSDSIVNIDFFEYLSSNGKSSFDVVVGNPPFIRYQNFPEEHRIRAIQMMNALGLKPNKLTNIWVPFLVISSTLLSKIGKLGMVIPAELFQVKYAAETRIFLSNFFERITIVTFNKLVFTGIQQEVVLLLCEKSAPENKGIRMVELSTLADLEGFDFKSIPNILVKPVDHTNEKWTKYFLEENEIRLLRELKNNKDIPRCGDVMKVDVGIVTGRNYFFMLNEKQVEEKELKPYTHKVISKSNHLKGIIFTENDFQINSKAGYPIYLFTPPDNDLKDLPKVCHNYIKFGEAQKFHTGYKCKIRKRWYITPSLWVPDAFVLRQVSDYPKLILNSANASSTDTIHRVKFKNKIDPKLIALSFLNSLTFAFSEITGRSYGGGVLTFEPSEIEELQLPILNNERIDFKKVDQLIRERKIEDILDLTDKELLGKQYGLTESKIKILRNIWRKLSKRRLNRTHNK, encoded by the coding sequence ATGAACAGAATAGCTGAAGTATTAGAGCATATTGACGAAATAAAATTAAGAGGTGGCTATTACACACCTAAAGAGATAACATGGTTCATCTGTAAATGGGCCATTACTAACTCTAAACAAAAAATACTAGAACCAAGTTGTGGCGATGGTAACTTTATAGAAGCCTGCCTAGATAGATTCAAAGAACTTGGGATACCTAAGAATAAGTATTATAACCTGATCAAAGGCATAGAAATTATTCCGAAAGAGGCAGAAAAGGCAAAAGCTAGAGCAGCAAAATTTGGACTTAATTCAGATTCCATTGTAAATATTGACTTCTTTGAATATTTATCAAGTAATGGGAAAAGCTCATTTGATGTGGTTGTCGGCAATCCCCCATTTATTCGCTACCAAAATTTTCCCGAAGAACATAGAATACGTGCTATTCAAATGATGAATGCCTTAGGCCTTAAACCTAATAAACTGACAAATATTTGGGTACCTTTCCTGGTAATTTCTTCAACATTGTTATCTAAGATCGGCAAGCTTGGGATGGTTATTCCAGCAGAATTATTTCAAGTGAAGTATGCTGCTGAAACGAGAATCTTTCTTTCAAACTTCTTTGAGAGAATAACAATTGTGACTTTTAACAAATTAGTATTCACAGGTATCCAGCAGGAGGTTGTTCTGTTACTTTGCGAAAAGAGTGCTCCAGAAAATAAGGGTATACGAATGGTTGAACTAAGTACACTTGCGGATCTTGAAGGGTTTGATTTCAAAAGTATTCCTAATATACTAGTTAAACCTGTTGATCATACAAATGAAAAATGGACAAAATATTTCCTTGAAGAAAATGAGATACGTCTGCTTAGAGAATTAAAGAATAATAAAGATATACCACGCTGTGGTGATGTGATGAAAGTAGATGTAGGCATTGTTACAGGAAGAAACTACTTTTTTATGTTAAATGAAAAACAGGTCGAAGAAAAGGAGTTGAAACCCTATACACATAAAGTAATAAGCAAATCTAATCATCTTAAAGGAATTATTTTTACTGAGAATGATTTTCAAATAAATTCAAAAGCTGGTTATCCAATTTATCTCTTTACACCACCAGATAATGATTTAAAAGATTTACCTAAAGTTTGCCATAATTATATAAAGTTTGGAGAAGCACAAAAATTTCACACAGGATACAAGTGTAAGATTCGTAAGAGATGGTATATAACACCTTCTCTATGGGTACCAGATGCATTTGTTTTGAGGCAAGTAAGTGATTACCCTAAACTGATTTTAAACTCTGCTAACGCCTCATCTACAGATACTATTCATAGGGTAAAATTCAAAAATAAAATTGACCCCAAATTAATTGCACTTTCATTTTTAAACTCATTAACTTTTGCTTTTTCAGAAATTACAGGTAGGAGTTACGGTGGAGGCGTATTGACTTTTGAACCTTCTGAAATAGAGGAACTGCAATTGCCGATTCTTAATAATGAAAGAATCGATTTTAAAAAGGTTGACCAACTTATCCGTGAGCGAAAGATTGAAGATATACTCGATTTAACAGATAAGGAGCTGTTGGGTAAACAGTATGGGCTTACTGAATCTAAAATCAAGATTTTAAGGAATATTTGGAGGAAGCTATCTAAAAGAAGATTGAATAGAACGCACAATAAATAA
- a CDS encoding putative phosphohydrolase: MLSQHAAIYSLRLMNSQNKSERKKCRQELLTIAKRIENSHHRLIHGNPGMNFSGKLSPHLQLIYFHPPILLDKQIRDYIAEINALAYDTDSRLIRSNPHFRSILTASTSRLLESLNTVIKEYEKESEAGSTYLYRGGIGVLCFILFTLCMEVLFVFRPIVFRFLRVKNGKGVMNNLAGIQEDSTGQKRMEALVSEAGQKLHAIVHTSPLAIISMDTDRNISSWNMAAERIFGWTEQEVLGFPFPGIFSKMCEDLRILQDRVLQGGLFTGTEVYGIRRDGLPIDMSISMSPLYDGAGNINGIMSLIDDITERKRVVQRFNVRIEVARALAESATPHEAFSKAIQAICEGFTWDLGGIWIVDQQDTVLRCLDIWHLPSVEARKFEMAARETIFSPGVDLLGHVWVSGKSVWISDIIQDAYSLRSGITGEEKFQGAFCFPLKNKNEVLGVMVLFSCEMKQCDNDLLCMMADIGNQIGIGIERKQAEESIKEGAGVNSALLHVAKVIGTILNPDEVLRKIVEIVPRVSDIDRCGILLWDEKQNAFLPAQVWGIEKSLMLDFYQLKFQPGIPMIDLLLNGEIVVVNNAMENAILPKDLVKTFGSKSMIAIPIVSRDKVIGVIGVDRVGTSRPFKEREKIFLQGISHQLAIAIDNARLYREVVDRSIELSQKVETIKIMHEIERSILSALESDEILETSTRMVSKLIPSDRVTIAMIDKEMNAFVYKAGFGIKLTKGSSIPFEDTSATDIIKTRRPTFISDMAIKEKLLPLEEALLYEGYRSQIRVPLIVKDEIIGLLNVGSKRVAAFTPEHLSIIERIADQIAVALENARLVLDLKEMLFGAVKTLSAAIDAKSPWTAGHSERVTKYAVAIGRELGLFENMLKNLELAGLLHDIGKIGTYEIILDKPGGLTDEELKIMREHPSKGVEILVPIKHLREIIPVVKHHHESYDGTGYPEGLKGETIPFLSRILTVADAIDAMGEDRPYRNKKPRDDIVKELKRCSGKQFDPKVIDAFLKVVQKLE, translated from the coding sequence ATGCTGTCTCAACACGCAGCAATATACTCCTTGCGTTTAATGAACAGCCAGAATAAGAGTGAGAGAAAGAAGTGCCGCCAGGAATTGTTGACCATCGCGAAACGTATTGAAAATTCTCACCACAGGTTAATTCATGGTAACCCAGGTATGAATTTCTCTGGTAAGCTTTCGCCTCACCTGCAGCTTATATATTTCCATCCACCCATACTGCTCGATAAACAGATACGCGACTACATTGCTGAAATTAATGCATTGGCATATGATACAGATAGCAGGCTTATCCGGAGTAATCCTCATTTCCGCTCTATCCTTACTGCATCTACATCCAGACTTCTTGAATCTCTCAATACGGTAATAAAAGAATATGAGAAAGAGAGTGAAGCGGGCAGTACCTACTTGTATAGAGGGGGAATAGGGGTGTTGTGTTTTATCCTCTTTACCTTGTGTATGGAAGTGTTGTTTGTTTTTCGGCCTATTGTTTTCCGTTTCCTGCGTGTCAAAAACGGAAAAGGAGTTATGAACAACCTTGCGGGAATTCAGGAAGATAGTACCGGACAAAAGCGAATGGAAGCGTTAGTAAGCGAAGCCGGTCAAAAACTCCATGCGATTGTTCATACTTCGCCATTGGCTATCATATCCATGGATACTGATAGGAATATTAGCAGTTGGAATATGGCTGCTGAGCGGATTTTTGGCTGGACTGAGCAAGAAGTGCTCGGTTTTCCTTTCCCTGGTATTTTCAGTAAAATGTGCGAAGACTTACGTATACTGCAGGACCGTGTGCTCCAGGGCGGTTTATTTACGGGTACAGAGGTATACGGAATAAGGCGGGATGGTTTACCTATTGACATGAGTATCTCGATGTCACCATTATATGATGGCGCTGGTAATATCAATGGCATTATGAGTTTAATTGATGATATTACTGAACGTAAGAGGGTCGTACAACGTTTCAATGTCCGGATTGAAGTGGCGCGGGCATTGGCAGAATCTGCTACACCTCATGAGGCTTTTTCGAAAGCCATCCAGGCCATTTGCGAAGGTTTTACCTGGGACTTGGGTGGAATTTGGATAGTGGACCAGCAAGATACCGTTTTGCGTTGTTTGGATATATGGCATTTACCATCGGTGGAAGCGCGAAAATTTGAGATGGCTGCACGAGAAACTATCTTCTCCCCTGGTGTTGATTTATTGGGACATGTCTGGGTAAGCGGGAAGTCTGTCTGGATTTCCGATATTATTCAGGATGCTTATTCCCTCAGATCAGGAATTACGGGCGAAGAGAAGTTTCAGGGGGCATTTTGTTTTCCTCTTAAGAATAAGAATGAAGTCCTTGGCGTTATGGTGCTCTTTAGTTGCGAAATGAAACAATGTGATAATGACTTATTGTGTATGATGGCTGATATTGGTAATCAAATTGGTATAGGTATTGAGCGAAAACAGGCTGAGGAAAGTATAAAAGAGGGGGCGGGGGTGAACAGTGCGCTTCTGCATGTAGCAAAGGTGATTGGTACGATTCTTAATCCGGATGAGGTACTAAGAAAAATTGTGGAGATTGTTCCCAGGGTTTCGGACATCGATAGGTGTGGTATTCTCCTCTGGGATGAAAAACAGAATGCCTTTTTGCCAGCCCAGGTCTGGGGAATTGAGAAATCGCTGATGCTGGATTTCTATCAACTGAAATTTCAACCTGGGATACCGATGATAGATTTGCTCCTCAATGGTGAAATAGTGGTAGTTAATAATGCTATGGAAAACGCTATCCTTCCAAAGGATTTAGTAAAGACATTTGGTTCGAAGTCTATGATAGCTATCCCTATTGTGAGCAGGGATAAAGTTATTGGTGTTATAGGTGTTGATAGGGTCGGTACTTCAAGACCATTTAAGGAACGGGAAAAAATATTCCTCCAGGGAATTTCCCATCAGTTAGCTATTGCTATAGACAATGCAAGGCTTTACCGGGAAGTAGTAGATAGATCTATAGAATTAAGCCAAAAGGTAGAAACCATCAAGATCATGCATGAGATCGAGAGAAGCATATTGTCTGCCCTGGAAAGTGATGAAATTTTAGAGACATCGACACGTATGGTATCCAAGCTTATTCCTTCTGATAGGGTTACCATTGCGATGATTGATAAGGAAATGAATGCGTTTGTCTATAAGGCAGGATTTGGAATAAAACTGACGAAGGGTAGCAGTATTCCTTTTGAAGATACCTCGGCTACAGACATTATAAAAACGAGAAGGCCTACATTTATATCAGATATGGCGATAAAGGAAAAGCTGTTACCGTTGGAAGAAGCGCTTCTGTATGAAGGGTATCGTTCACAAATAAGGGTTCCCTTAATTGTTAAGGATGAGATAATAGGCTTGCTTAACGTAGGAAGTAAACGGGTCGCTGCCTTTACCCCGGAACATCTTTCTATCATAGAAAGGATAGCAGATCAAATAGCTGTGGCGTTAGAGAATGCACGGCTTGTATTAGATTTGAAAGAGATGCTTTTTGGGGCAGTAAAAACACTCTCGGCGGCTATAGATGCCAAATCTCCATGGACTGCCGGTCATTCTGAACGTGTTACAAAATATGCTGTTGCTATAGGAAGGGAATTAGGTCTCTTTGAAAATATGCTTAAAAATCTGGAGCTGGCAGGTCTTCTCCATGATATTGGTAAGATAGGAACCTACGAGATAATTCTCGATAAGCCAGGCGGGCTTACTGATGAAGAGTTAAAGATTATGCGGGAACATCCATCAAAGGGTGTAGAGATTTTAGTGCCGATAAAACACTTAAGAGAAATTATTCCCGTAGTAAAGCACCATCACGAGTCCTACGATGGTACTGGTTATCCCGAAGGTCTTAAAGGTGAGACAATTCCATTCCTTTCAAGGATATTAACCGTTGCAGATGCAATAGATGCAATGGGGGAGGACAGGCCGTATCGGAATAAAAAACCGAGAGATGATATCGTTAAGGAATTGAAAAGATGTTCAGGGAAACAATTTGATCCAAAGGTGATTGATGCTTTTTTAAAGGTTGTTCAAAAATTAGAATAA
- a CDS encoding putative phosphohydrolase, which produces MIEELRDSRTVIERAKSELENTFDSLPNPIFIHDEKSKIMRANTAYIEIAGLPFDQIIGKPYYEIFPKTKAPCEMCLKMLETKEKVKAEEISVPSLGKVFKDTSYPIKDKHDRYLYSIHVLEDITDYKKEVEKTVNQEKEITGSLLMIAEATACATDIEKFMERVVQCVQKIMGSTVCLSYLWDSDTRIFRPSQSAGLSQSMVPSFRTETLDDTIDFIRRIREEKRTIIMHDSGFYQWIKDIQVMAVIPMIGRTSYLGLIMVIYNAPRLITERDEKIMEGISHQVSIALGEVKHYKESIRKTMELSYAMETIQVLHKIDKSIRSSGELQEILETATHMISKIISCERVTIILVDQEMNRLRYAAGFGIPFLSKETYISFSDTDITEVIKTGAHQYVADMTKVERSRPFEVKLIEEGFRSHIRVPLVVNGDVVGVLSIGAKRPAAFTPADLSTVENIATRMAVAIKNAKLFFDMEELFRLIIKSLFSVIHSGSGWFAEHANRVARYALDIGKGMGLSEKELRDLELSGFLHDIGSIGTSEALLDKPGKLTDEELITIRQHPLKGEKILEPIKHLKEAVQAVKYHHEFYNGTGYPEGLKGEAIPLFARILSVADAVDAMGMDRPYRKRRSADDIVTELKRCSRTQFDPKVVDAFLKMYPGEGYYG; this is translated from the coding sequence ATGATAGAAGAATTACGGGATTCCCGAACAGTTATAGAAAGAGCAAAGAGTGAATTGGAGAATACCTTTGATTCCCTCCCAAATCCTATTTTTATCCACGATGAAAAATCAAAGATTATGAGAGCAAATACCGCATATATTGAGATAGCGGGACTGCCCTTTGATCAGATTATTGGCAAACCTTACTACGAGATCTTTCCAAAAACAAAAGCTCCCTGTGAAATGTGTCTGAAGATGCTGGAGACGAAAGAGAAGGTAAAAGCAGAAGAAATCTCTGTCCCGTCTTTGGGAAAGGTATTTAAGGATACATCCTATCCAATAAAAGATAAACATGATAGGTATCTTTACTCTATTCATGTATTGGAAGATATTACCGATTATAAAAAGGAAGTTGAGAAGACAGTAAACCAGGAGAAAGAAATAACGGGCAGTCTCCTGATGATTGCCGAAGCTACTGCCTGCGCAACAGATATCGAAAAATTTATGGAGCGGGTTGTCCAGTGTGTCCAGAAGATTATGGGAAGTACTGTATGCCTTTCCTATCTCTGGGATAGTGATACCAGGATATTTAGACCCAGTCAATCAGCCGGCCTCTCTCAATCCATGGTTCCTTCATTCAGAACGGAGACATTGGATGATACGATAGACTTCATCAGGAGGATACGGGAGGAGAAGAGAACAATAATCATGCATGATTCTGGATTTTATCAATGGATTAAGGATATACAGGTGATGGCTGTTATACCGATGATAGGCAGAACAAGCTACCTTGGGCTCATCATGGTCATCTATAATGCCCCCCGTCTGATTACTGAAAGAGATGAGAAAATTATGGAAGGCATTTCCCATCAGGTCTCTATCGCTCTTGGAGAGGTGAAACATTACAAAGAGTCTATTCGTAAAACAATGGAACTTTCCTATGCCATGGAAACTATCCAGGTACTCCATAAGATTGATAAGAGTATCCGCTCCTCAGGAGAACTCCAGGAAATACTGGAAACTGCCACGCATATGATTTCAAAAATTATTTCATGCGAAAGGGTTACCATTATCCTTGTTGATCAGGAGATGAATAGGTTAAGATATGCGGCCGGGTTTGGAATACCTTTTCTTTCAAAAGAAACATATATTTCATTCAGTGATACAGATATTACAGAGGTTATTAAAACAGGGGCGCATCAGTACGTTGCGGACATGACAAAGGTTGAGAGATCACGTCCCTTTGAAGTAAAACTTATTGAAGAGGGGTTTCGATCCCATATAAGAGTTCCCCTGGTTGTGAATGGAGATGTTGTCGGTGTATTAAGTATTGGCGCTAAGAGGCCGGCTGCCTTTACCCCTGCCGATTTATCTACTGTTGAGAATATTGCCACCCGTATGGCTGTAGCCATAAAGAATGCAAAGTTATTTTTTGATATGGAAGAGTTATTCCGCTTAATAATCAAATCTCTCTTCTCGGTGATACATTCCGGGTCTGGCTGGTTTGCTGAACATGCAAACCGGGTTGCAAGGTATGCTCTTGATATAGGGAAGGGAATGGGCCTTTCTGAAAAAGAGCTAAGGGATCTGGAGTTAAGCGGATTTCTCCATGATATAGGCAGTATAGGGACCTCCGAAGCTCTCCTGGATAAGCCAGGAAAACTCACTGATGAAGAATTAATAACAATAAGGCAGCACCCATTAAAGGGTGAAAAGATTTTAGAACCAATAAAGCACTTAAAGGAAGCTGTCCAGGCGGTAAAATACCACCATGAGTTTTATAATGGCACTGGTTATCCTGAAGGTCTCAAGGGTGAAGCAATTCCGTTGTTTGCGAGAATTTTATCCGTTGCAGATGCCGTAGATGCAATGGGTATGGATAGACCGTACCGGAAGAGAAGATCTGCGGATGATATTGTTACTGAGTTGAAAAGATGCTCAAGGACACAGTTTGATCCAAAAGTAGTAGATGCCTTTCTAAAGATGTATCCAGGCGAAGGTTACTATGGGTAA
- a CDS encoding endonuclease methylase subunit: MSYTVTKNKAKALEQLTSLITSFEKQYSHLKKNKYSEAQLRIDFLNAFLKTFGWDVNNEEAKNQFIRDVIQEESINIEEDDTITKKNPDYTLRILGNRKLFVEAKKVSIDIEYSKAAAFQTRRYGWNANLGISILTNFEKLIVYDCRYKPNIDDGPQSARYRIFHFKNYLEQFEELYQLLSYNSVSSGFLDEYFSFTEKDTTPFDEYFLLQIEKWREKLAINVLKNNKSLKEEEINFLIQRLINRIIFLRICEDREIEKYETLKKISNYEELKKLFIASDKKYNSGLFDFIEDNLSLGIIVDPELLIEIFNELYYPASPYDFSVIEPNILNQIYEKYLGSRIALVSEKSIRIVKEPEVIASNGVIPTPKFIVDQIIRETLEPLLERSTLQRINNLKIVDICCGSGTFLISLFDYLIEKHINILLQSDVIDNDIAYQTYDKSWRLTLKAKQKILLQNIFGVDVNPYAIEVTRFSLLLKLLENEKATSIDYYLNTYKRKVLPNLNNNIKCGNSLIDDQYFEFDKAALENDELLYKLKPFNWSVEFPFLKEKKGFDAVIGNPPYVRIQNLVKYSFEEIQYYQSKQSPYSVASSNNFDKYYLFIERAIELTNENGVIGYIVPHKFFIVKGAKKLRALITSQCSLSKIVHFGVTQVFPGRSTYTAILVIDKRPKQKFSFKRITKLNVEHSFNSATIAEYNVADYSDQPWIFLSNEATELFKKIKSKLTVPLKQIAEISVGLQTSADRIYVIQPIEEKQYTIFFEKEGKKWEIEKAILLPCIYDLSFSLFDIPQPNALIIFPYTISNNRAEVFSEKLLKSNYPLCWKYLNHYKTDLEERSINGTREIKWYQYGRSQSLTKFHNNPKIIWPVLSKQSSYAYDNANLQFTGGGNGPYYSLISNSNYSIFYLLAILAHPAFEAMVKARASEFRGSYYSHGKQFIENLPIRNINFDSIEEVNLYNSICKNTKEIIKTKQTINKTYIANKKSILQRKFNYLYNEIISMINSLYGIKKEELEAIKDSNLFLAEIIEDEQNS, from the coding sequence ATGTCGTATACTGTTACTAAAAATAAAGCAAAAGCATTAGAGCAACTTACAAGCTTGATTACTTCTTTTGAAAAGCAATATTCTCACCTTAAAAAGAATAAATACAGTGAAGCTCAGTTAAGGATAGATTTTTTAAATGCTTTTCTCAAAACTTTCGGTTGGGATGTCAATAATGAAGAGGCAAAAAATCAATTTATCCGAGATGTAATCCAAGAAGAATCTATTAATATTGAAGAAGATGACACCATTACCAAGAAAAATCCTGATTATACCCTAAGAATCTTAGGCAATAGGAAACTATTTGTTGAAGCAAAGAAAGTTTCAATAGATATAGAATATTCCAAAGCCGCAGCATTTCAAACAAGGCGATACGGATGGAATGCTAATTTAGGAATATCTATTTTGACTAACTTTGAGAAATTGATTGTGTATGATTGCAGATATAAACCTAATATTGATGATGGCCCACAATCTGCAAGATATCGAATATTTCATTTTAAGAATTATTTAGAACAATTTGAGGAGCTATATCAATTACTGTCTTATAATTCCGTTAGTTCTGGCTTTTTAGACGAATACTTTTCATTTACGGAGAAAGATACCACTCCCTTTGATGAGTATTTCCTGCTACAAATTGAGAAATGGAGAGAAAAGCTTGCTATTAACGTTCTTAAAAATAATAAATCCCTTAAAGAGGAAGAAATCAATTTCTTAATTCAACGTCTGATCAATAGGATTATTTTCCTTAGAATTTGTGAGGATAGGGAAATAGAAAAATACGAAACACTAAAGAAAATCAGTAATTATGAAGAACTGAAAAAGCTTTTTATAGCATCTGATAAAAAATACAATTCTGGACTATTTGATTTTATTGAAGACAATTTATCCTTAGGGATAATAGTTGATCCAGAGCTTTTAATAGAAATTTTCAATGAGCTTTATTATCCTGCCAGTCCTTACGACTTTTCTGTAATAGAGCCTAATATTTTAAACCAAATCTATGAGAAATATTTAGGGAGTAGGATTGCTTTAGTATCTGAAAAATCCATCCGTATTGTAAAGGAACCAGAGGTTATTGCATCCAATGGTGTCATTCCAACACCTAAATTTATAGTTGACCAAATAATTAGAGAAACTCTTGAACCTTTACTAGAAAGAAGTACCTTACAGCGAATTAATAATTTAAAGATTGTGGATATCTGTTGTGGTTCAGGAACATTCCTAATTTCACTATTTGATTATTTGATAGAGAAACATATAAATATCTTGCTCCAATCCGATGTGATCGACAATGATATTGCATATCAAACTTATGATAAATCTTGGCGATTAACTCTGAAAGCAAAACAAAAAATATTACTTCAAAACATTTTTGGAGTCGATGTAAACCCTTATGCTATTGAAGTAACTCGGTTTAGTTTGTTACTAAAGCTACTTGAAAACGAGAAAGCAACTTCGATTGACTACTATTTAAATACTTACAAAAGAAAGGTTTTACCGAACCTGAATAATAACATCAAATGCGGTAATTCATTAATAGATGATCAGTATTTTGAGTTTGATAAAGCCGCACTAGAAAATGACGAGCTTTTATACAAACTTAAGCCTTTTAATTGGTCTGTTGAATTTCCATTTCTAAAAGAAAAGAAAGGATTTGATGCCGTTATCGGAAATCCTCCCTACGTACGTATTCAGAATCTAGTTAAATACTCTTTTGAAGAGATTCAATATTATCAAAGTAAGCAATCTCCTTACTCTGTGGCATCTAGTAACAACTTTGATAAATATTATCTATTTATCGAACGAGCAATTGAACTTACAAACGAAAATGGTGTTATTGGCTATATTGTCCCACACAAATTTTTTATCGTGAAAGGGGCGAAAAAGCTTAGAGCTTTAATCACCAGCCAATGCTCATTATCTAAAATCGTTCACTTTGGGGTTACACAAGTATTTCCGGGCAGGTCAACCTATACAGCCATTTTAGTAATTGATAAGCGACCCAAACAAAAATTTTCTTTCAAAAGAATTACTAAATTAAATGTTGAGCATAGTTTCAACTCTGCCACTATCGCAGAATATAACGTTGCAGATTATTCCGACCAACCCTGGATATTTTTATCTAATGAAGCCACAGAACTCTTTAAAAAGATTAAAAGTAAATTAACTGTTCCCCTAAAACAAATTGCAGAGATATCTGTCGGGCTCCAAACAAGTGCGGATAGAATTTATGTTATTCAGCCTATCGAAGAAAAGCAGTATACAATTTTTTTTGAGAAAGAAGGAAAGAAATGGGAAATAGAGAAGGCAATACTACTTCCGTGCATTTATGATTTGTCTTTTAGCCTATTTGACATACCACAGCCAAATGCATTAATAATTTTTCCATATACTATCTCAAATAATCGGGCAGAAGTTTTTTCAGAAAAACTATTAAAAAGTAATTATCCTCTGTGCTGGAAATATTTGAACCATTACAAAACTGATTTAGAAGAAAGAAGTATTAACGGTACAAGGGAAATCAAATGGTATCAATACGGTCGTTCTCAGAGTTTAACAAAGTTCCATAACAATCCTAAAATAATTTGGCCTGTACTTTCCAAACAATCAAGTTATGCTTATGATAATGCTAACTTGCAATTTACAGGCGGTGGTAATGGTCCTTATTATTCCTTAATTTCGAATTCTAATTATTCTATTTTCTATTTGCTAGCTATATTGGCACATCCAGCTTTTGAGGCAATGGTTAAAGCAAGAGCCAGTGAATTTCGTGGATCATATTATTCTCATGGCAAGCAATTTATTGAAAACTTGCCCATCCGAAATATAAATTTTGATTCAATAGAAGAAGTAAATCTTTATAATTCCATATGTAAAAATACTAAAGAAATTATAAAAACAAAGCAAACTATTAACAAGACATATATTGCCAATAAAAAGTCCATTTTGCAGAGAAAATTTAATTATTTATATAATGAAATAATTTCAATGATTAATTCGTTGTATGGAATAAAAAAAGAGGAATTGGAAGCTATAAAGGATAGTAATTTATTTTTAGCGGAAATTATAGAAGATGAACAGAATAGCTGA
- a CDS encoding putative phage transcriptional regulator: MKIVTIKEVSEFLKVKQSTLYSWVNRRLIPSFKLNGLWRFDMERIEAWVMESHSVKVMPQKITKKTTRNQDINRIIKHAIEAVHGNEQS; this comes from the coding sequence ATGAAAATAGTAACCATAAAAGAAGTATCGGAATTTCTGAAAGTTAAGCAGTCAACCCTCTATTCATGGGTAAACCGAAGATTAATACCCTCATTTAAATTAAACGGCCTTTGGCGTTTTGACATGGAAAGGATAGAGGCATGGGTAATGGAATCTCATAGCGTAAAAGTCATGCCTCAAAAGATCACAAAAAAAACAACAAGGAATCAGGATATAAACAGAATCATTAAACATGCAATCGAGGCAGTCCATGGAAACGAACAATCTTAA